The DNA segment GCAGGCCGCCGCCCGCGACGTGCAGGTGCACATCGTGATCGACATCATCCACGTCCTGGAATACCTGTGGAGCGCCGCCCACGCCCTGCACCCCGGCGGCAGCAAGGACATCGAGGCATGGGTCGCCCGCACCGCCCGCACCATCCTGGCCGGAGACGCCCTGACCGCAGCCGAGACGATCACAACGGCCGCCACCGACGCAGGGATCGCCCCGGGCCAGAACAAGAGCATCGACGACGCCGTGGCCTACCTCACCAACAAAGCCGACTACCTGCGCTACGACACCGCGCTGGCCGCCGGCTGGCCCATCGCGACCGGGATCATCGAAGGCGCATGCCGCCACCTGGTAAAAGACCGCCTCGACATCACCGGGGCCCGCTGGGGCCTGGCCGGAGCCGAAGCCGTCCTGAAACTCCGCGCCCTGCGCACCAACGGCGACTTCGACACCTACTGGGCCTGGCACGAACAACAGGAGTACACCCGCAACCACCAGGCTCGCTACCGCAACACCCTCATACTCACCGCCTGATCACACAGACACCCTCAAAAGATGCACACCCAACGACGTAGGTCGGACGCGGCCCGGTGCCGTACTTCCTCGTTGCTGTCCCGGCTGAACCTCTCCACCAGCTCTGGCGTGGACTCCGGGTCGTCCAAGGCCAGCTGGCGCATTCTGGCGTTCGGGTCGTCGGCGTAGCGCAGCAGGTCGCGGCGGGGGAAGTTGGGGTGGCCGTGAGGGCGGTCGGGGGTACTGAGGCTGCCGGTCCACCACTGCCACACCCGCAGGAGCATGTCGGCGGGCGCGTCGTCGCAGGATTCCGCGAGGAAGAGCTGGACGACGCGGTCGTCGTCGCGGGCGAGACGTTCGACGACGTCCGCAGGGAGGTGCCGGGCCCGGGCAACGCTCCTGCGGATCAGGGGGTGGGAGGAGGCGGCCAGGCGGCGCATGGCGCCGGGATCCTCGTGCAGTGCCATGACCCAGTCGAGCGGGTAGTAGTGCCCGCGCGGGTCGAAGTCGATGGGGATGCCCGCCCGCTGCTCCTCGGTGATGTCAGCGCGTGTGGCCACCACGAAGCGGACGTTCTCGTCAGGGTCCTGGGCAAGAAGTCCGACCAAGTCCGGGTCCAGGTGCGGGTTGCCCGCGAGAGAGCTGCGCTGGGCCGGCTCTCCGTGGTGAGCCAGGTGTTCGGCGAGGCCGCGTTCGAGGCGGCAGGACTCAACCGCGCGCTCTCGGACTCCTTCGGTATCGAACACCGAACGGGGCATCGGGTGCTCTCGGTGGTACCGCAACAGCGCCTCGATGCGCACTTTGCCGGAAGGATCGCTCAGAAGCTTGCGCCGGGCCGGGCCGTCCAGATGAGGCCAGGCCCTTTGGCAGGCTGAGGCGCGTACAGAGGGATCCTCGTCGCCAGCCAGCGCGGTCAGTATCCGTACGGGCAGTCCGCGAAGACGAGCTGTCTCTTTCCGGACCTGGACGGAAGGATCCGCGGCGAGCTGCTCGTACGCGGCGTCGGTGAGCTCGGCGTGCTGGTCAGCCGCCAGCAGGGTGAGGATCCAGCGGGGCCGGGCTCCCCGCTCGCCCAGGATCAGACGAGTCCACTGCTCCGCTGTGAGGCCCGGCTGGGCCTCGGCCAGCAGCTGCCTCACCTTCCCCTCCGGGTGGACGATGGCCGCCTCGATGACCACCGCAGGCAGACGCCGCCACAGGGGGAAGTGCGACACACCAAAGGAGACGGGCACGCAGGTCATCGGGGGTGGCCGGGTTGAGTGCCAGCCCGTGCGCCCACATCTCACGCACCCGCTCCGAAGACCCCGGCCCCTGAAACAGCGATGTCCAAGCGGCTGCCCGCTCCCGCGGGCTCTCCTGGGCCGCCGCCCGAGCGGCTGTCTCCTGCCGCTCTCGCAGGTGGTCCACGCCGATCAGCCATACCTCGTCTTCTTCAGTGGTCACCCCCAGCAGGATGTCCCCGTCCATCGAGAGGGTGACGAACTCCGGCTGCCCGGGCCGCTCGCCCAAAACTCCGGCGAGGTCCCACTGCTCCGTGAGCTGCACCCGCGTCCAAGGCCTGGGCGCGCAACGCTGTCCAGTTGCCCGCGACGTCGATCAGGAAGACACCATCCCCGCCGAAGATCCCGCTCTCGGTCCCGAGCCGGTGCCACTGCGCATTGAGCTCGGCGACCAGGTCCGCTCGGTCTGCCCTCACACTCACGGTCGGCCTGATTTCTCCCGCGACGACCAAGCGCCACGCGGCCCGGGGCGACGCTACCTCCTCGGTCTTCCAGTCCCCCGCGATGTGCAGCCCGGCGCGCCGCAGCATCTTCATCAGCTTGTCTTTCCCACCCGTCATGACTCTGCTGCGCAATTACCCGGCGTGATGACGCCGTGCCGATACGGCCTTCAGAGCGCGTCGCAGATGCAGGCAGGCCGGGCGCGGCCGAGCCCTGAAAGCACGGCACGTGATCGCTCGCCGAATTGAGCAGCAGAGTCCGTCATGGGTGCTCATCCTGCCCGACCCTGATTCCTTCCCCTCCAACGGCGGATGGGTAGACACACCAACCAAGCGCAGATGCCGGTCCACTTGGCCGCCACCCCTCTTGTGCAGTGGCTCGCCGCTGGTCTCGTTCGCCGCGTGCCGTAAAGACCAACAGCAGAGCCGCAGGCCGCTCACTCACCCGGTGGCGCTCGCGCATCTGGTCGGCTGTAGGGACTCCCCACTGACGGTCGGCGTCACACCCACTTCACGCCCAGCTTCCGCAGTGCGTTCAGCTGCTCCGCCGTGAGTTTGTCGCGCCTCGCGCGGGTGTTGGAGACCCATACGCCGAGCCGGACCGCGATCGGCTCGGCCTCGCCGTCGACCGCGATCTTCTCAGCGTGGCCGCGTGGTACCGGCCGGTGGGGGCCTTCCCGTTCCACCCACTGTGCGAGGGCTGTCAGGCCCCGCTGGAACGCCTGCTGCGCCTTGCTCGACCCCTTCGCCGCACGCCCGGCCGCCGGGGCGGGAGGCGGCGCCGGGGCGGGCTTGATGCCCAGCGTGGTCAGCCGTTCCTGCTGCTCGTCGGACAGCAGCTTCCAGGTGCCCGGCTGTTTCTGCCGCTTCAGCCACCGCCCGATGTCGTCGCCGTCCATCAGCACGCCGGGCGCGATGTCGGGCAGCACACCGTCGGCATCGACCAGGTCCGCGAGGACGCGGTGGTGCCGCTGCCAGTCCAGCGGCCAGGGGCAGTTCCAGTCCTCGTCGATCGCCTCCAGTTGCCCGGCCCGCACCGCGGCGCGCTCCGGGTCCTTCCTGAGGCCGCCTTGCCTGCGGAGGTTGGCCATGTGCTGCCCGACCGGGACGGGCTGGCCGCCGGCGGGGTCGTCCCACACCG comes from the Streptomyces sp. KMM 9044 genome and includes:
- a CDS encoding PE-PGRS family protein produces the protein MPVSFGVSHFPLWRRLPAVVIEAAIVHPEGKVRQLLAEAQPGLTAEQWTRLILGERGARPRWILTLLAADQHAELTDAAYEQLAADPSVQVRKETARLRGLPVRILTALAGDEDPSVRASACQRAWPHLDGPARRKLLSDPSGKVRIEALLRYHREHPMPRSVFDTEGVRERAVESCRLERGLAEHLAHHGEPAQRSSLAGNPHLDPDLVGLLAQDPDENVRFVVATRADITEEQRAGIPIDFDPRGHYYPLDWVMALHEDPGAMRRLAASSHPLIRRSVARARHLPADVVERLARDDDRVVQLFLAESCDDAPADMLLRVWQWWTGSLSTPDRPHGHPNFPRRDLLRYADDPNARMRQLALDDPESTPELVERFSRDSNEEVRHRAASDLRRWVCIF